From the genome of Spinacia oleracea cultivar Varoflay chromosome 2, BTI_SOV_V1, whole genome shotgun sequence, one region includes:
- the LOC110779215 gene encoding uncharacterized protein: protein MGIGGLRGVLGRRESGRICISFRVKMKMASLWFGLSVEKADSRRYTAVCAVEGCDWRIHASKMVDKFSWAIKSLTGEHRQCGRLEVNPIVTTKWLVGKLLPEIEANLDIPVLTLKKMTQLKYRIQVKTRLFYKVKALAKEVINGSFSESYALLPRYAEMIKDTNPGSYALITWHSDPVDVQPKFKACFFSFGAQVRGFLKGCRPMMGIDGAHLSGFFKGILLSALGIDGNNEIFLLAYGVVDTESQESWNYFMRNLRALFEREGCSRDDWTFISDRMRGVDLAVHENFPRATRRCCAQHLYMNCKNGGWSGELFHKLFWIVANAYNPFVYNKAIEKISEFDPNATKYLDTCTGQWSRHQFDPAVCCDHNTTNYVESFNALTKPYRDLPLLSLFEAIREWSMERIGVKFDKAANMEPNHLTDYAKHEIELRSAESRFCYSTACGGGEFEVKDGNVKIPVNLHNRTCGCGVWQGSGMPCKHGLRAIYNQRLDPVDFVSTYFKGAAYKQAYAEHMHPMADPTQWPGSTLPTIKPPGIKRGAGRPQKQRRRGAMEARKRKRHTSVKCSKCKEMGHNARTCKSGAGTSKAPPKQRAATNKRKTTSDGASTSKAAPKGKKSKQA, encoded by the exons ATGGGAATTGGGGGTTTAAGAGGGGTtttagggaggagagagagtgggaGGATTTGCATTTCGTTCAGAGTGAAGATGAAAATGGCTTCACTCT GGTTTGGGTTGAGTGTTGAGAAGGCAGACAGTAGAAGATACACTGCTGTTTGTGCAGTGGAGGGTTGTGATTGGAGGATACATGCCTCAAAAATGGTGGATAAGTTTAGTTGGGCAATCAAATCCTTGACTGGGGAGCACAGACAGTGTGGTAGGCTTGAGGTTAACCCCATAGTGACCACCAAATGGTTGGTGGGGAAGTTGTTGCCAGAGATTGAGGCAAACTTAGATATCCCTGTCTTAACATTGAAGAAGATGACTCAACTGAAGTATAGGATACAAGTAAAAACAAGGTTGTTCTACAAGGTTAAAGCATTGGCTAAGGAGGTTATTAATGGGAGTTTTAGTGAGTCCTATGCACTGCTACCTAGGTATGCAGAGATGATAAAGGATACTAACCCTGGGAGTTATGCACTGATCACATGGCATAGTGATCCTGTGGATGTGCAACCAAAGTTCAAGGCTTGCTTTTTTTCCTTTGGTGCACAAGTAAGGGGATTTCTTAAGGGGTGTAGGCCAATGATGGGAATTGATGGAGCTCACCTCAGTGGGTTTTTCAAGGGGATTCTTCTGTCAGCCTTGGGGATTGATGGCAACAATGAGATCTTCTTGTTGGCTTATGGGGTTGTTGACACTGAAAGTCAAGAGAGCTGGAACTATTTTATGAGGAACCTCAGGGCACTGTTTGAGAGAGAAGGCTGCAGCAGGGATGACTGGACATTCATCAGTGACAGAATGAGG GGGGTGGATTTAGCTGTTCATGAAAACTTCCCAAGGGCCACTAGAAGGTGTTGTGCTCAGCATCTGTACATGAATTGCAAGAATGGAGGTTGGAGTGGAGAACTTTTCCACAAGCTCTTCTGGATAGTTGCAAATGCCTACAACCCCTTTGTTTACAACAAGGCAATAGAGAAGATCAGTGAATTTGATCCAAATGCAACAAAGTACCTGGACACATGTACTGGGCAGTGGTCGAGACATCAGTTTGATCCAGCAGTGTGTTGTGATCATAACACAACTAATTATGTGGAATCATTCAATGCTCTCACCAAGCCATACAGGGATTTACCTTTGTTGTCACTATTTGAAG CCATAAGGGAGTGGTCCATGGAGAGAATTGGGGTCAAGTTTGATAAAGCAGCAAACATGGAGCCTAACCACTTAACAGACTATGCCAAACATGAAATAGAGTTGAGAAGTGCAGAATCCAGATTCTGTTACTCTACTGCATGTGGTGGTGGGGAGTTTGAGGTGAAGGATGGCAATGTGAAGATCCCAGTCAATCTACACAACAGAACCTGTGGGTGTGGAGTATGGCAGGGGTCAGGTATGCCCTGCAAACATGGCTTGAGGGCCATCTACAACCAGAGACTTGACCCTGTGGACTttgtttccacttatttcaaggGTGCTGCTTATAAACAGGCATATGCAGAGCATATGCACCCAATGGCTGACCCTACTCAGTGGCCTGGATCCACACTGCCCACCATTAAACCACCTGGGATCAAGAGGGGTGCTGGAAGACCTCAAAAACAGAGAAGGAGGGGTGCCATGGAAGCTAGAAAGAGGAAGAGGCACACTTCAGTTAAGTGTAGCAAATGCAAGGAAATGGGCCACAATGCAAGGACCTGCAAGTCTGGTGCAGGCACTTCCAAGGCACCACCAAAACAGAGAGCTGCAACAAATAAGAGGAAAACAACCTCTGATGGTGCAAGCACTTCCAAGGCAGCACCAAAGGGCAAGAAATCCAAGCAAGCCTGA